A genomic region of Glycine max cultivar Williams 82 chromosome 15, Glycine_max_v4.0, whole genome shotgun sequence contains the following coding sequences:
- the LOC100781053 gene encoding CO(2)-response secreted protease: protein MECLQQFLHFLFVASLLISSTAISDQIPKPYVVYMGNSSPNNIGVEGQILESSHLHLLSSIIPSEQSERIALTHHFSHAFSGFSALLTEGEASALSGHDSVVSVFPDPVLQLHTTRSWDFLESDLGMKPYSYGTPKLHQHSSSDIIIGVIDTGIWPESPSFRDEGIGEIPSRWKGVCMEGSDFKKSNCNRKLIGARYYNILATSGDNQTHIEATKGSPRDSVGHGTHTASIAAGVHVNNASYFGLAQGTARGGSPSTRIAAYKTCSDEGCSGATILKAIDDAVKDGVDIISISIGLSSLFQSDFLSDPIAIGAFHAEQKGVLVVCSAGNDGPDPFTVVNTAPWIFTIAASNIDRNFQSTIVLGNGKYFQGTGINFSNLTHSKMHRLVFGEQVAAKFVPASEARNCFPGSLDFNKTAGSIVVCVNDDPTVSRQIKKLVVQDARAIGIILINEDNKDAPFDAGAFPFTQVGNLEGHQILQYINSTKNPTATILPTTEVSRLKPSPIVASFSSRGPSSLTENVLKPDVMAPGVGILAAVIPKTKEPGSVPIGKKPSLYAIKSGTSMACPHVTGAAAFIKSVHTKWSSSMIKSALMTTATNYNNLRKPLTNSSNSIADPHEMGVGEINPLRALNPGLVFETDVEDYLRFLCYFGYSQKIIRSMSKTNFNCPKNSSEGLISNVNYPSISVSTLKKQQKAKVITRKVTNVGSLNATYTAKVLAPEGLVVKVIPNKLVFSEGVQRMTYKVSFYGKEARSGYNFGSLTWLDGHHYVHTVFAVKVE, encoded by the exons ATGGAGTGCCTTCAGCAAttccttcattttctctttgtAGCTTCTCTACTCATCAGCAGTACAGCAATTTCAGATCAAATTCCCAAG CCTTATGTTGTTTATATGGGAAATTCATCACCAAATAACATTGGAGTAGAGGGCCAAATACTAGAATCATCACATCTGCATTTATTGTCATCAATTATTCCAAG TGAACAAAGTGAGAGGATTGCTCTAACCCACCATTTTAGTCATGCCTTCAGTGGCTTCTCTGCCTTGCTTACAGAGGGTGAAGCTTCTGCACTGTCTG GTCACGATAGTGTGGTGTCTGTGTTCCCTGATCCAGTGCTTCAGTTACACACAACGCGATCTTGGGATTTCTTGGAATCAGATTTGGGAATGAAGCCTTATAGTTATGGCACTCCCAAATTACACCAACACTCATCAAGTGATATCATTATTGGTGTCATAGACACAG GGATATGGCCAGAGTCTCCAAGTTTCAGGGATGAGGGTATAGGGGAGATTCCTTCAAGATGGAAAGGTGTTTGCATGGAGGGTAGTGATTTCAAGAAATCCAATTGCAATAG AAAATTGATAGGTGCAAGATACTATAATATTCTGGCTACATCAGGTGACAACCAGACTCATATAGAAGCAACCAAAGGTTCCCCAAGAGATTCTGTTGGACATGGGACTCACACAGCATCAATAGCAGCTGGTGTTCATGTCAACAATGCTAGTTATTTTGGTTTAGCACAAGGAACAGCAAGAGGTGGTTCACCTTCTACTAGGATTGCTGCTTATAAAACATGCTCAGATGAAGGATGCTCTGGTGCCACCATACTAAAGGCTATTGATGATGCTGTGAAGGATGGAGTAGATATAATCTCAATCTCTATTGGACTCAGCTCACTATTCCAATCAGACTTTTTAAGTGATCCTATAGCCATTGGAGCATTTCATGCAGAACAAAAGGGGGTCCTGGTGGTGTGTTCAGCTGGCAATGATGGTCCTGATCCTTTCACAGTTGTGAACACTGCACCGTGGATATTTACTATTGCAGCTTCTAATATTGATAGGAACTTCCAATCAACTATTGTCCTTGGAAATGGGAAATATTTCCAA GGTACTGGCATTAACTTTTCAAACCTTACTCATTCAAAGATGCATCGCCTTGTCTTTGGAGAGCAAGTAGCTGCCAAATTTGTCCCTGCATCAGAAGCTAG GAACTGTTTTCCTGGATCACTAGATTTCAACAAAACTGCAGGCAGCATTGTTGTTTGTGTTAATGATGATCCAACTGTTTCGAGGCAAATCAAGAAGCTAGTTGTACAAGATGCAAGAGCCATAGGGATAATACTCATTAATGAGGACAACAAAGATGCTCCCTTTGATGCAGGTGCATTTCCCTTCACTCAGGTTGGCAATCTTGAAGGCCATCAAATCCTACAATACATAAACTCTACCAA GAACCCAACTGCAACAATTCTTCCAACAACAGAAGTTTCTAGATTAAAGCCTTCACCAATTGTTGCATCTTTCTCATCCAGAGGTCCTTCCAGCCTTACAGAAAACGTTCTTAAG CCGGATGTGATGGCTCCAGGCGTTGGCATTTTGGCCGCTGTGATTCCCAAAACTAAAGAACCAGGAAGTGTCCCAATTGGGAAAAAGCCATCCTTGTATGCCATAAAATCTGGTACATCTATGGCTTGCCCACATGTGACAGGTGCAGCTGCATTCATTAAGTCAGTACACACAAAATGGAGTTCTTCAATGATCAAATCAGCATTGATGACAACAG CTACAAACTACAACAACTTGAGGAAGCCTCTTACTAACAGCTCAAACTCCATTGCCGATCCACATGAAATGGGAGTTGGGGAAATTAATCCACTCAGAGCTCTCAACCCTGGCTTAGTCTTTGAAACAGATGTGGAAGACTATCTCAGATTCCTTTGTTATTTTGGCTATTCACAGAAAATCATAAGGTCAATGTCTAAGACAAACTTCAATTGCCCAAAGAACTCTTCTGAAGGCCTTATCTCCAACGTCAATTACCCATCAATATCTGTAAGTACACTTAAAAAGCAACAAAAAGCAAAAGTGATCACAAGAAAAGTTACCAATGTTGGATCCCTTAATGCCACATACACTGCAAAAGTGCTTGCACCTGAGGGATTGGTTGTGAAGGTCATCCCCAATAAACTTGTGTTTTCTGAGGGTGTTCAAAGAATGACCTATAAAGTCTCATTCTATGGCAAGGAGGCCCGTAGTGGATACAATTTTGGGTCTCTAACATGGCTTGATGGTCACCATTATGTTCATACAGTATTTGCAGTCAAAGTTGAATAA